Genomic segment of Myxococcus stipitatus:
AGCAGCACCAGGAACAAGCCCAGCGTGCAGGTGAGCAGCGCGATGTGGAAGGCCAGCTGCCGCAGGAAGCGCGAGCGCAGGCCCGCCGTGGCCGACTCCTCCTCCTCGAGCACCACGAGCAGCAGCTCGCTCCGGCCCACCCACGCCGCCGCGCCCATCATCCGCGTGCCGTCCATCATCAAGGGCCCCGGTGCGCGCGCCAGCGGGCGCAGCGACTCCGCGAAGCCCTCCTGGTAGCCCCGCGACGCCGCGGGCAACAGCAGACGGCCCCGAGCGTCCATCAGGAACAGCGCGGTCTCCTCGGTGGAGCGCGTGGGCAGCGCCTCGGTGCGCACCTCGCCCAGCAGCACGCCCTTGATTTGACCTTCCTTCACCAGGGGCACGGCCACGACGAGCGGCCCGCCCTCGCCTTCGAGCAGGTCGATGGTCGGCGCCTTGCGCTGCAACATGCGCTGGAACCACGGGCGGCTGGTGATGGGCACCACGCCCAGCGACATGCCCGGCGGGTCGCTCCACACGCGCTCGCCTCGAGGCCCCAGCAGCGCCACGCCCTCGGAGAAGAGCGACGAGTGATAGAAGGCGCTGTCGAGCAGCGCCCGCTCCGCGGGAGAAGCCCCATCTTCCGGGAGCAGCATGGGGTGCTCCGCCACGCGCGCCAGCTCCGCCTCCAGCAGGAGCAGGTGCACCCCCAAGGCGTCCGCCTGCACGCGGGCCTGGTTGGACAGGTGCCCCAGCAGCTCCTCGCGCGCGTTGCCCACGTCCTCCAGGTAGCCCAGCACGGGACTGGTGAGCGCCACCACGCCCACCAACCCCAACCCCAGGAGCGCCGAGCGGCCACCGCGACGCTGGGCGTGCGCCAGCTGCCCCGGTGTGGGCGTCAGCGTGGGCACCGGCAGCGTGCGCGGTGGCGGCGAAGTGGGCGGTGGTGGTGGCGTGTCCGAGGTGCTCACCCCACCGTTGTTGCACAGGGCTTGGGCGCGAGGGAACCGGAACTCAGACCTGCTCCCCCTGTCGCCGGGCACCGGGAGGGGGTGGCTCCAGCGGAGCGCCCTCCCCGCCACGCATCCGGTCGAGCACCTGCCGCGCCCGGTCCACCCGCACCTCGCCTTCCTGCACCAGCAGCGCGGCGATGGCCTCCACCCACTCCGGCGGTGCGCCGACACTCGTCGCCACCGAGCGCGCCTGCAGCGCCATGTGTCCGCGCTGGTTGCCCGCCGAGCCCAGCGCGCGAATCGCCGCCAGGTTCTGCGCGAGCCCCACCGAGGCGAAGATGCACGCCAGCTCCCGCGCGGGCGGATGCCCCAGCACCCTGAGCGCCGCCTGGACCCCCGGGTGTGCCCGCTGCGTGTCCCCCACCGTGCCCAGCGCCAGCGGCAGCTGGATGTCGCCCAGCAGGTTGCCGCCTTCACGCCGCCACACGGACAGCGGCCCGTAGCGCCCCGTGCGAGCCGCGAAGGCATGGGCCCCCGCCTCGAGGGCGCGCCAGTCCTGTCCCGTGGCCAGCGCCAGCGCGTCGATGCCGTTCATGATGCCCTTGTTGTGCGTGGCCGCGCGGTAGGGGTCCGCCTGCGCGAAGCGGCTCGCCTGGACGATTCCCTCCGCCACCTCCACGCCGCCCAGCCCGAAGTCCGCCAGCGCACGCTCCGGAATGGAACATCGTGCCCGCGCGAGTCTCCGGTCCGACAGGTGCGTGAGGATGCGCAGGTAGACCTTGCCCCCGGTGAGCTGCTCGATGCGGGGCGCGATGCCCTCCATCATCGTATTCACCAGGTGGGCCCCCATGGCCTCCTTCGTGTCCACGAGCACATGCACCACCAGGAGCGGCTCCATGCCCGGGCCCTCCGGCGCGGGCAACAGGCGCACCTCCACGTCCCGCGCGCCACCGCCCTCCTCCATCAGCTGCGGGTGCATCGCGTTCGCCAGCGCCAGCAGCTCCGCGCGGGCTTCCAGGATGCGCGCCATGGCGAAGCTGGGCGGCCCGTAGCGGGTGAGCTGGATTTGTCCAATCATCAGCGAAGGGTCCGCTTCCGCGACGAAGCCCCCCGCTTCGCCCACCAGCTTCGCCACGAACGAGAGGGCCGGGATGACGGACGGCTCCTCCACCACCATGGGAATCGCGTAGTCCCTTCCGTTGACCTTCAGCGGGAGCCCCAACCCCAGCGGAAGGCTGAACAAGCCCACGGCGTTCTCCACCGTGGACAACGTCGACTCCAGTCTCGGTCCTTCCACTCCTGTGAGCCCATCGAGTGTCTGCGCGTCCAACCCCAGTCCCGTCTCCATCCGCTCCCGTCGTTCCTCCAACGACAGGCACTGGAAGCCGGAAAATACAGTCTGGATTGACGCGTCCCCTCGAGCCCCCTGGGGACCCACGAACTCCGTTGCCATCTATCACCTCACATCGGCGCAATTCCTCTCCAATGAGTCACTTCCAACCCATGAGCAACATGACACATCCATCTCTGTAGACAGGTTGTGTCGCTTCGTGAACAACGGAACCCCTGGCGGTCCACCAAACCACAGACATCTCGCACCCTGGCACAACTCGGCGCACCCCCGCTGCGCCAGGAGTTCCAGCCCGCAACTCACGTTGCGGGGCGCTTCAAGGCGTCGGCGTGGGCGTCGGCGTGGGGTTCGGAACCGGCAGCGGCGGGATGGGCGGCGCCAGCTGGAGGAACGTCATGCTCGTCACGCCCATGGACACCGCGAGCCCCGTCGACAGGCACGCCAGCGCGCTGGGCGCACTGGGTTGGATGCTCGCCTCGTTGATGACCAGGGAGCCGGCGAACTTCCCGGAGGCCACGCGCCCGTAGGACGTCGTCACCGCCTGCCCCACCGGACTGATGACCAGCGGCGCGGCGAGCTCCACGACACTCGTCTCACCGGAGCTCCATGTGAGGTTGAGCCGGCCACTCATCGTCGCCAGCGCGCAGTTGGCCAGCGAGTCCCCTTCCAGCCTGTAGCTCACCGAGCCGAGCGTCGGGTCCTGGGACACACAGGTGCTCAGCACGACATCCTCGGTGTAGTGGACCAGCGCGGGGAACAGGCGCAGGCCCGGGGTGAACGTCTGACGATGCGAGCCGACACAGGTTGCTAACGGGGGCGCGGCCATTGCTTCGATATCCTCCGAGGCCAGGGCCGAGGTGGTGGAGACGAGGACTGCGAGGCAGGCGAGCTGTGCTGACGACATGCGGGACACTCGGGACATGCGACCTCCGAAGCCGCCCTCCGACGACGCGTCGAACGGCGCGCAGTACGTAGTGACCGTGAGTCGAAGCGCGAAGGCCCCCTTGGGTTGGGGGGCGTTGTCACCTGGACCCCAGCGCCCGTGAGTCCATGCGCCGCGGGGCAGCTTGTCGCCCAAGCAACCGCGCTCACACAAACGTTGCAAACGCGTCACGTGCATGGAAACCGGGCCGCGCAGACTCCGGCCCGCCATGGCCCATGTCCTCATCGTCGACGACGAACCCGATCTCGCCCAGCTCATCGACTTCAACCTGCGCGACGCCGGCTTCTCCACGCAGCTGGCGGCCACGGGAGAAACAGCGCTCGCCTCCGCGCGCGAGCACCCGCCCGAGCTCGTCCTCCTGGACCTGATGCTCCCCGACATGTCCGGCATCGACGTCTGCCGGCAGCTGCGCGCCCAGGCCGCGTCGCGCGAAATCCTCATCGTCATGCTCACCGCCAAGAGCGAGGAGTCGGACCGCATCCGCGGCTTCGAGGTCGGCGCGGACGACTACGTCGTCAAGCCCTTCAGCGTGCGGGAGCTGGTGCTGCGCCTCAAGGCCATCCTCCGCCGAGGCGGCGTGCCCCCCTCCTCCCAGGCCGCCCCCCTGGCCCTGGGCGCCCTCAAACTGGACCTCACCGCGCACCGCTTCTACGTTGAGGAGAAGGAAGTCCCCCTCACCGCGCTGGAGTTCCGGCTCCTGGGCCACCTCATGACCCGCATGGGCCGGGTGCAGACGCGAGAGCAGCTCCTCGAGGAGGTCTGGGGCCTGTCTTCATCCCTGGAGACACGCACCATCGACACCCACGTCATGCGCCTGCGCGACAAGCTCGGGCCCGCCCGCGCGCTCCTGGAGACGGTGCGAGGGGTGGGGTACCGCATCGTCGAACCGTCCCCGTGACTTCGTGACAGCAATGTCACCTGACGGACCTGAAACAGCCACGGACGTTACCTAGAAGCCAGTTTCGTGACCCTCTTGAAACCCTCCCCGATGCGTCGCCTCGCCAACGCCCTCCTCGTCCTCACCCTGAGTCCCACCCTCGCGCTGGCGCAGCAGTCGCCCCCCACCGAAGAGGCCACGCCCCCGGCGCCCCCCACGCAAGCCCCCGCCGAGGACGGCGCCGCGCCCGCGACGACCTCCGAAGCGGACGCCGCCCCCGCGGATGCGGATATCGACGAGCGGATGACCATCGCGGAGGGGAAGGTCGCCGCGCTCGAGGAGCAGAACACCGAGACGAAGAACGACCTGCTGTCCCTCAAGAAGCTGAAGATCTCCGGCTACGTCCAGGGCCGCTACCAGTACCAGCAGAGCCTGGATGAGTCGGGTGCGGGCGGCTTCAGCAAGTTCAGCGTGCGCCGGGGTCGCCTCAAGACGACCTACACCACGGACTGGGCGCAGATGATGTTGCAGATCGACGCGGTGCCCGCGGCTCCGGGCGTCACCGTGCGCGACGCCGAGGCCACCCTCTTCATCCCCGGCACGAAGCAGCAGCTCTCCCTCACCCTGGGTCAGATGAAGTGGCCGTTCGGCTATGAAGCCGTCCAGTCCTCCAGCGACCGCGAGATGCCCGAGCGCACCCGCGTCATCCGCGCCTTCCTCCCGGACGAGCGCGACCGCGGCATCAAGTTCGCGGGCAACTTCCTGGAGGGCAAGGTGAACGTCAGCGTCGGACTCTTCGACGGCGACGGCATCTTCAACCAGGGCTATGTCGGCTCCGACAACGACAAGGAGAAGGACTTCATCGGCCGCGCGGGCTTCGACCTGGGCTGGCTGTCCGGCGGCGTCTCCGGCTGGCACGGCTACTCCATCGCCAAGGCCCCGTCGGACGCCTACCGCAAGGCCCACACGCGCGACCGGCTGGGCCTGGACGCGCAGGTGTACCTGGACGTGCTCCCCTTCGGCGCCACCTCCATCAAGGGCGAGTACATCGTCGGCAAGGGCTACTGGAAGAGCTCCGGCGACGTGAAGGTGGAGCAGCTCGGCGTGCCCGCCAGCGGCTGGTACGGGTTGATTGTCCAGAATGTGGGCCTGACCAACGCCGTGGCCGTCCGCTACGACTGGTTCGACCCGGAGCACGGCAAGAAGAACGCGGCCGTGGACGGCCGCCCCGCCTCCACCAACACGGTGGGCACCCTGGGCGTGTCGCTCCTCCACTACTTCGGAGAGAACCTCAAGGTCACCGCCGCCTACGAGATGCCGATGACGGCCGCGCCCTCCGGCGCGCAGGAGCCGCACGACAACCTGTTCACGCTTCAGATGCAGGCCCGCTACTAGGCCCTACCTTCCGACAAGCCACTCACCACATTCCACACGTTCGCAGGAGCTGACCAGCCATGAAGACATTCCTCGGTTCAATCGTCGCGGGCCTGCTGCTCGCCCTCCCGCTCGCCGCCCAGGCGGGCAACGTCACCGTGAAGGGCTCGGACACCATGGTCATCCTCGGCCAGCGGTGGGCCGAGGAGTTCATGAAGAAGACGCCCGGCACCAAGGTCCAGGTGACGGGCGGTGGCTCCGGTGTGGGTCTCGCCGCGCTCCAGAACGGCACCACCGAAATCGCCATGTCCAGCCGCGAGATGAAGGACGCGGAGAAGACCAAGCTGCGCACCCGCTAC
This window contains:
- a CDS encoding hydroxymethylglutaryl-CoA reductase, degradative, with translation MATEFVGPQGARGDASIQTVFSGFQCLSLEERRERMETGLGLDAQTLDGLTGVEGPRLESTLSTVENAVGLFSLPLGLGLPLKVNGRDYAIPMVVEEPSVIPALSFVAKLVGEAGGFVAEADPSLMIGQIQLTRYGPPSFAMARILEARAELLALANAMHPQLMEEGGGARDVEVRLLPAPEGPGMEPLLVVHVLVDTKEAMGAHLVNTMMEGIAPRIEQLTGGKVYLRILTHLSDRRLARARCSIPERALADFGLGGVEVAEGIVQASRFAQADPYRAATHNKGIMNGIDALALATGQDWRALEAGAHAFAARTGRYGPLSVWRREGGNLLGDIQLPLALGTVGDTQRAHPGVQAALRVLGHPPARELACIFASVGLAQNLAAIRALGSAGNQRGHMALQARSVATSVGAPPEWVEAIAALLVQEGEVRVDRARQVLDRMRGGEGAPLEPPPPGARRQGEQV
- a CDS encoding sensor histidine kinase yields the protein MSTSDTPPPPPTSPPPRTLPVPTLTPTPGQLAHAQRRGGRSALLGLGLVGVVALTSPVLGYLEDVGNAREELLGHLSNQARVQADALGVHLLLLEAELARVAEHPMLLPEDGASPAERALLDSAFYHSSLFSEGVALLGPRGERVWSDPPGMSLGVVPITSRPWFQRMLQRKAPTIDLLEGEGGPLVVAVPLVKEGQIKGVLLGEVRTEALPTRSTEETALFLMDARGRLLLPAASRGYQEGFAESLRPLARAPGPLMMDGTRMMGAAAWVGRSELLLVVLEEEESATAGLRSRFLRQLAFHIALLTCTLGLFLVLLRHSYRSLLEAEERLRRQETMAALGTAAALIAHEVKNALNGIQAALSVLRKTPAGSELPVRGLRSQVERLGHLARSLLSFGAPRAALRRSCEMRLLVEDALQAVRMLPESEEVELRTSLEENLTVQGDAALLVSAIDNLVRNAVEAGAVAKDTGLRPEPWVVVNLTREGADAVLVVEDNAGGVDPRLEPRLWEPFATGRAKGVGLGLPMARTSVEAHGGSLTYTRRPLGSLFTLRLPLESTS
- a CDS encoding response regulator — encoded protein: MAHVLIVDDEPDLAQLIDFNLRDAGFSTQLAATGETALASAREHPPELVLLDLMLPDMSGIDVCRQLRAQAASREILIVMLTAKSEESDRIRGFEVGADDYVVKPFSVRELVLRLKAILRRGGVPPSSQAAPLALGALKLDLTAHRFYVEEKEVPLTALEFRLLGHLMTRMGRVQTREQLLEEVWGLSSSLETRTIDTHVMRLRDKLGPARALLETVRGVGYRIVEPSP
- a CDS encoding porin, with protein sequence MRRLANALLVLTLSPTLALAQQSPPTEEATPPAPPTQAPAEDGAAPATTSEADAAPADADIDERMTIAEGKVAALEEQNTETKNDLLSLKKLKISGYVQGRYQYQQSLDESGAGGFSKFSVRRGRLKTTYTTDWAQMMLQIDAVPAAPGVTVRDAEATLFIPGTKQQLSLTLGQMKWPFGYEAVQSSSDREMPERTRVIRAFLPDERDRGIKFAGNFLEGKVNVSVGLFDGDGIFNQGYVGSDNDKEKDFIGRAGFDLGWLSGGVSGWHGYSIAKAPSDAYRKAHTRDRLGLDAQVYLDVLPFGATSIKGEYIVGKGYWKSSGDVKVEQLGVPASGWYGLIVQNVGLTNAVAVRYDWFDPEHGKKNAAVDGRPASTNTVGTLGVSLLHYFGENLKVTAAYEMPMTAAPSGAQEPHDNLFTLQMQARY